TTTAATTGGAGAACGAGTGGAATTAAAAATTGCACCCAAACGCCCAAAAGCCATGCGTTTTCTGATTGGGGATGACTCACAAATTGAGTTAACTTGAGCTAAACATGATCTTGAATCATTTGTTCGCAGGTTTCCACAGAAGCTCGTTCCCGCATGACGTTTACTAAAGCATGATACGCTTCTTGGTTACGTTCAATCAAAGATTTTGCTTGCAGTTTTGCCCACTCTTCTTTTTGTTGACGTTGATTTTGCGGATAACCGAAACCGAAGTCAGCGAGAACCGATTGTAATTGCGCGCGATCGTCTCCTCCCCCTTCGGCGTTACCATATTGTAAGGTTTCTGCTGCCATCCCGGCACACCAAACGGTGCAAAAGCGATCGAGCATCAAATTGACTTGATTAGGCTGTGTTCCGGCTTGTTCTAAGGCAGTGGTATCAAACTGTACGCCTCCTTTCCCAGGTTGCTTGCGACGGAAGGCTTCCCAAGCAGTTAGGCTGTACCCTTGAATGGGAATCCCC
This DNA window, taken from Cyanobacteria bacterium GSL.Bin1, encodes the following:
- a CDS encoding ATP-dependent Zn protease, with the protein product MQPISLNLIAIGIFAMTMFALLSPILNIPIILPAGTTFAVMGLLTFDTLAWENRGVTLFLDLFSTAEQRERVLYHEAGHFLTAYFLGIPIQGYSLTAWEAFRRKQPGKGGVQFDTTALEQAGTQPNQVNLMLDRFCTVWCAGMAAETLQYGNAEGGGDDRAQLQSVLADFGFGYPQNQRQQKEEWAKLQAKSLIERNQEAYHALVNVMRERASVETCEQMIQDHV